The Sulfurimonas sp. HSL-1716 sequence TGTTTTAAAAAAATCCATAACAACCCCCTGCAAAACAGAAGCAATCAAAATATAAATAGACAGAATTACCGTGAATTTCCATCCGAAGTAGTCTATCATCACCGGCAGCATCGGCACTTTAATGCTGCGTGAGTAGACGAAAGCTACGATGAGCCCGTCACGCATTCCGTGGGTTCGCAGATCGGTTAGCAGCGGGTACCAGACATACACCGGTCCGTGACTTATGACTCCTCCCGCCAAAGCAAAGAACCACCCCTTTACACCCGAACCCATTTGCAGTTTTTGCGAAAATTTTTTTGCATCGAAAAAGTAGTTGAATACTCCCAAAAGGATGATGACGGCTGTAATGATGGGAAGAATTCTAAGAAATACATGGAAGCTGGCATCTAGGGCAGTGAGTGTCTTGCTTGGATGCAAGAAGGCCAGTACTATGTATGTTGTAATGACGATAGGCAAAAAGATCGTTCCGCTTACCCTTGCTTTTGGTGCTTGTTTCATGAGAACACCTTGAGCGTCATTACCGTTAAGAAGGTAACCACGATAGCTCCGATAACGCTGAGCAGATTTCGAACAATAGTAAAACGTCTGCCAAAAAGCTGCCACTCTAAAGGCAGCTGAACGACACCGATGCTCACCCAGGAGAGTATGAATGCGGTAACGGCATAGAGA is a genomic window containing:
- a CDS encoding permease, which produces MKQAPKARVSGTIFLPIVITTYIVLAFLHPSKTLTALDASFHVFLRILPIITAVIILLGVFNYFFDAKKFSQKLQMGSGVKGWFFALAGGVISHGPVYVWYPLLTDLRTHGMRDGLIVAFVYSRSIKVPMLPVMIDYFGWKFTVILSIYILIASVLQGVVMDFFKTNSQS